The following DNA comes from Streptococcus pasteurianus.
CAGAGCTTTTGCCAGATGCTTACCTTGCATTTCCAATGATTTTTGTAGCTCAAATAATAGCTTTATTGTCATCTGTTAAGGTAAAAAATTTACCAGATACGCCGTCAGCTACTGGAACAGTTAATCGAGTAGTTAAGGGTGTTACAATACATCCTTTTGAAAAATAGGAGAAGCGATATGGTAGTATTAACACAAGAAAAACGTAACTTGCTTGAAAAGCTTAGTCGTGATGGCGTGATTTCTGCTTTGGCATTTGACCAACGAGGAGCACTTAAACGCATGATGGCAAACTATCAAACAGAAGAACCAAGTGTTGAACAAATCGAACAATTGAAAGCCCTGGTTTCAGAAGAATTGACACCGTATGCGTCATCTATTCTTCTTGACCCTGAGTATGGTTTGCCAGCAAGTAAGGTTCGTGATGCGGATTCAGGTCTCTTGTTAGCTTATGAAAAAACAGGTTACGATGCGACAACAACAAGTCGTTTACCAGATTGTTTGGTAGAATGGTCAGCTAAACGTCTTAAAGAAGCGGGAGCTGATGCAGTGAAATTCTTGCTTTATTATGACGTTGATGGTGATGAATACGTTAATCTTCAAAAACAAGCTTATATCGAACGTATTGGTGCAGAATGTAAAGCTGAAGATGTGCCTTTCTTCCTTGAAATCTTAACTTATGATGAAACTATCTCTGATAATACAAGCGCAGCCTTTGCCAAAGTAAAACCTCACAAAGTTAACGAAGCCATGAAAGTTTTCTCTGATGCCCGCTTTGGTATTGATGTGCTCAAGGTTGAAGTCCCTGTCAACATGACATATGTTGAAGGTTTTGCGGAAGGTGAAGTGGTTTACACTAAAGAAGAAGCCGCTAAAGCTTTCAAAGATCAAGAAGCAGCAAGTCATTTGCCATATATCTATCTTAGCGCGGGTGTTTCAGCAAAACTTTTCCAAGAAACGTTGGTATTTGCGGCTGAGTCAGGTGCTAAATTCAACGGTGTCCTTTGTGGACGTGCTACTTGGGCTGGCTCTGTACAAGTGTATATCGAAGAAGGCGAAGCAGCAGCCCGTGATTGGTTAAGAACACAAGGACGTAAAAACATTGAAGAACTTAATGAAGTCCTTGCCAAAACAGCTAGCTCTTGGACTGAGAAAGTGTAAGATAATAGTTACTTTGTTAGAGTATTAGTGATATCTTGCATATGAACTAAATATATTATACAGGTGGGAAATTACAATATAGTGATTTCCCATTTTTGTGTATTCGGTCTTATTAGTGAAAAATTATCGCTTCTATACTATTTATGCATCATGCAGTTTAAAGTTAGTAGGATGATAAGAGGTTATATCGTTATTTAGAGTTGATATGATGTCTAAACAACTAGGGGAATTGATCCTAAGGTTTTAGAATAAAATAAGGTATCAGGATAGGAAAAATTTTTTGTTCATCTAAA
Coding sequences within:
- the lacD gene encoding tagatose-bisphosphate aldolase, with product MVVLTQEKRNLLEKLSRDGVISALAFDQRGALKRMMANYQTEEPSVEQIEQLKALVSEELTPYASSILLDPEYGLPASKVRDADSGLLLAYEKTGYDATTTSRLPDCLVEWSAKRLKEAGADAVKFLLYYDVDGDEYVNLQKQAYIERIGAECKAEDVPFFLEILTYDETISDNTSAAFAKVKPHKVNEAMKVFSDARFGIDVLKVEVPVNMTYVEGFAEGEVVYTKEEAAKAFKDQEAASHLPYIYLSAGVSAKLFQETLVFAAESGAKFNGVLCGRATWAGSVQVYIEEGEAAARDWLRTQGRKNIEELNEVLAKTASSWTEKV